A window of Gudongella oleilytica genomic DNA:
TTCCTTAGCAATAATCTCCTCCAGGCTTTTTTCATTCAGAGGTTCAATGTAGGTTACATCAGCAATTTCTGGATCTGTCATAATGGTCGCGGGATTTGAGTTGACCAGCACGATTTTGTATCCCAGGCTCTTTAAGGCTTTGCAGGCTTGCGTCCCGGAATAGTCAAATTCACAGGCCTGACCGATTATTATCGGGCCGGACCCGATGATGAGAATCTTGTCGACATCAGCTCTCTTTGGCATTAAATTTTCCTCCTTAGTATGGCATCTCTGTACCAATTTAACTCTAATTAATTATGATATCACATAAGGGTATACAATCAAAGTGGTTTATAAATCTGGAATAAAAAATATCAATTGTATTACAAAGTTGTTGACGAAGGAGATAAATGAGAGTATATTTAACTTAGTTAATTTTTTTAACTAAGTTAAAGGAGTGATCAGATGAATAGAAAAAACATTTCAACAAGGCAATATTATATAGAAGCAGCTGCAAAAATCATAAGAGATGAAGGCTATGAAAATATAACAGTGCGTAGGCTGTCTGAAGCAACAGGCTATACTTTTCCCACTCTTTATCATCATTTTAAAGACATGGGCAATCTTATGTGGTACGCAAGGAATCATCTGATCTCAAACATGGTATCTGATCTGTCAGGCTTTTCATCTCAGTCGAACGATATTGCAGGCATCAAAAAGGCATTCGGAATATACATGGATTATTACCTGGATTATCCCAATGTTTTTCGTTTTTTTTACTATTACCAGCACCAGCCTGATTTAAATGACTTGACCTCGCAGGAACTTGGCTTCTCTGATTTATGGTTTGATACACTTGGTTTTTTGGTTAAGGAGGGTCGTCTGTCACCTGATGATTTAGGAGTCGTTGCGAAAACAATAATTTATAGTATACACGGCATGATCTCACTTTACTTATCAGGCAGTGGTGAAATCAATAGGGATGGATTGAATAAGGAATTAGATGCGATCATTGATATTTTATTAAAGGGGAGGATTGAAAATTATGGGAACTGATCAATGGAAACCACTATATAAACTGGCAGGATGGTGTGCTTTGGCAATGTTTGCTCTCGTGCCTTTGCAGATAGTATTATACATAGTCTTCCCTCCGCCGTCCACTGTCGAAGGTTTTTTCGCGCTTTACAGAAACAACTGGCTGCTCGGTTTATTGAGCCTTGACCTTCTATACATCATCAACACTATCGTATTGATACCTATTTACATTGCTCTGATAATGTCCCTAAGGGATGTGTCATTTTCTGCAGCACTTTTGGCTGCGGTTCTTGGAGTCATTGGCATTTCAGCTTATTTCCCATCCAATGTAGCATTTGAAATGCTTAGCTTAAGCGAAAGGTATTTCTCAGCTGATACTGTAATACAAGGACAAATAATAATAGCAGCCGGTGAGGCTGCTATTGCAAGATATACAGGGTCAACCTTCAATGTTTATTATATTTTGAATGCAATAGTTTTAATAATCATATCTGCACTGATGCTGAGATCAAACATCTATGCCAGGGTAATTGGCTGGTCAGGACTAATATCTGGCATACTCATGTCGATACCCTCTTCATTTGGTATGATAGGTTTGATTTTTTCACTCCTATCCTTGATACCTTGGCTTATTTTCACTTTCTTTCTGATATTTAAATTCAAAAAACTGGGGTCAGAGATCACGATTACCGATGTTGGGCCAATATACTAATCAGCTTTCCATAACAGCTTATTGTCAATAAAATCTACAGTTATTTTACTGTTATCCTTAAGGTAAGCCAAATAGGATCTTATAGTGCTGCCGACGAGGACGTACTGGTTAAAATCCATTCTAAGCCCATAATGGTCGAAAACATCCTTTAAGATGTCCTCAAAGCACTTTGATTCTTGTACTATACTCAAGAGAAGCTCTATTATCTCTTTAACTTTTCTTCTGTTAAGCTCAACCAGTGTTCTTATATCATCAATCGGTTCAGAGTGAGAGGGGATAAACAGCTTTCCCTCAAGCCCTTCCACCTTATCAAGGGTATCCAGAAAGCCCTGCAGGTCGTATAGATAGAATATATGGTATTTCTCCAGGATCTGGGCATTGGTGACACAGTCGGCGAGGAACCAGACACAATCAGAGGTTTTGATTCCTGCCATTGAAAATGAATGCCCATCGAGCCTTGTCATTTCAAGTCCTTCAGGCAATATCTCCGGGACCAGCTCTGATACCTCGCTTTCAGAGGCAAATAGAAACTTGTTCCTTAGCTCCTTTACCGGATAACCACCGTATAAATAGGATGGTTCAAGTATTGGATTTTCTGCAAATACTTTGTCTATCCCCGGACAGTATGCGGGGACACCAAGTCTTTGCTGCAGCAGATTGTTTCCTCCAATGTGGTCAGCATGCGAATGGGTGTTAATGATCATACGGAGTTTCCATCCGTTTTCTTCTATTGTTTTCTGGAGCTTTCTCCCTGCGTCCTTATCGTTCCCGGTGTCGATGAGTACTACCTCATTATCATTAAGCTTATAAAGCCCCATTTTTGCTGGACTATTTATGTAGTAGGTTCTTTCTCCAACCTGAATCAGCTCATACATTACACTTACCTCCGGATCCATTTATATTAGTTTGTTCCTTACCACATGCTGCAAGAGTTTTAAGTGCTGGGTCAAGTCTTTCACCACTCACCGTCAACTGGTAATCCACACTGGGCACAGATCTCCATGTTAACACTTATTCCTTCCTTATGACAGTAAATATTGCATACCTGCATCTATCTTCCCTGCTGATACAATTGTATCATATGAAATTTGACTAAGAAAGGATGGTTTTGATGAATATTAAATACTCAGTTGTCCCAGAGTCAGAGGTCATATGCATAAGGGAACTGGTCAATAGTCTTATGAGCTATCAAAAATCCGTTGCAGGTATACACCCTGAGTTTTTGACGGTATGAGCTTTGACACGCGTATACCTCCTGCATTAAGAAGCGCACGATTTAATCATATAATTGTTGACAGGGATGGTGAAGAAGTCATTGGATATGCTTACAGTACAATAGCTGATAAAAAATTTACTCCGGAGGTTTTGCAACACTTCAATGCGATGCTTTCTTTGATTTCGATTCAGTCGAGGGACAAGAAGTAGGCTCACTATCTCAATTTTTCATAAAGGATGAATATAGAAATTCAGGTATTGGATCAGATCTATACAACAGATCTATGGATTGGCTAAATTCATTTGAGAAAATAAAGGATATCTTCATTTTTGTATCAAATGGAAATGGTAATGCTCTCAGTTTCCGTCTCAACAAAGGCTTAATGGAAAGCCACAAAATACTCGAAGGATTTATAACAGTTCTAAGAAATACACTGAGCCAATATAAAATAAGGGCAGTAATATTTTAATGCTCAAATATTAAGCATGTAAAATATTGCTGTCTTTTTCTAAGTTGATTTTAAATCTATATAGTTCTGCTCCAAGCCCTTAATCGTCTTGATAATAGCTTTACTTACAAGTATCCTTACTAAAAGGCCATAGATGAGATTTCCTGCCTTATAATCCCCTGTCCAGACGATCCTGGTCCCATCTTCAGCATCAAAGAATTCCGCCCTTCCTTTATAGTACTTTACAGGCATACCGCTTAGTATCTCATATTCAAAATGCTCTTCTCTTTTAGCACTTATGATCCTCTCATAAACTTTTACGTTTCCGCTGTATAAAATCCTTTCTGTTCCAATGCCTTCCTTATCCGGATCACCATGCTTGCTTATTTCAAGTCTATAGCTTTTTGACGGCGATTTGTCGAAGCTCCCCACTATACTCCATATATAACTTCTTGGTACAGGTATTATTCGCTCGATTTTAATATTCCCCATCTTATTCACCTCAGAAGATGTATACCCAGAGAGTCTGTTTACTTTAAAGCAGAAGTAAAAAAAGCCACCGGCAGTTTGCTGGTGACAGTATCTGGTGGTCGGAGTGAGAGGATTTGAACCTCCGGCCTCATGGTCCCGAACCAAGCGCTCTACCAAGCTGAGCCACACCCCGACTGTATATCATTATAATTCAAGCGATATTTTTTTTCAAGCATTTCGATTGCCAGTACAACAGAAAATATCGGACCCATCTTCCTATATAATGGTGGGTCCGATTATCTGGATCATACGTAATATAGATTTTCTGAGGGATAAAATGGATCACAGGTTATATCAATTCCAAGCTTTCTAAGTATCTGATCGTCGACATCATTCAGCATGACTGTGGAATGTGCCTGAGCCCCCTTAAGCTCCTGTAGCTTGTCCAGTGCCAGCTGTGCAGTTGGATTAGTTACAGCACCTATACTTAGTGCAATAAGTACCTCATTTGCATTCAAAGTAGAAATTTTACTATGGAACCCTTTGGTCTTAAGCTCCTGTATTGTCTCAATTATCACAGGCGACAGCAACAATATCTCATCAGCAATATTTGCCAGTGTCTTAACTGAGTTCAAAAGGGCCGCAGAACATGCATCCATAAGTCCTGAAGCTCTTCCTGTTATTATCCTTCCATCCAGAAGCTGGATAGCTATTACTGCCGGTACATCACTGTTTCCGTTATTGTCTTTCAGTTTTCCGGAGTATTCCCTGGCAGGTCCAACACAGGCTCTATCCTCTTTCTTGAGCTGAAGTTCCTCCATTATTATTCTCATTCGGTTAAGGATCTCTTCATCGACAAGTCCTTTTTTATAATCACACTCTGTGGCAAAGCTCCTTCTTATGATCTCTTGCCTCGAAGCTTCTCTAACTACCTCATCATCCACTATGCCAAAGCCTATCCTGTTAACTCCCATATCTGTGGGCGACTGATACAGAGATTCTCTCCCGGTTATCTTCTCTATTATCCTTTTTAT
This region includes:
- a CDS encoding TetR/AcrR family transcriptional regulator, whose protein sequence is MNRKNISTRQYYIEAAAKIIRDEGYENITVRRLSEATGYTFPTLYHHFKDMGNLMWYARNHLISNMVSDLSGFSSQSNDIAGIKKAFGIYMDYYLDYPNVFRFFYYYQHQPDLNDLTSQELGFSDLWFDTLGFLVKEGRLSPDDLGVVAKTIIYSIHGMISLYLSGSGEINRDGLNKELDAIIDILLKGRIENYGN
- a CDS encoding DUF4386 family protein, whose product is MGTDQWKPLYKLAGWCALAMFALVPLQIVLYIVFPPPSTVEGFFALYRNNWLLGLLSLDLLYIINTIVLIPIYIALIMSLRDVSFSAALLAAVLGVIGISAYFPSNVAFEMLSLSERYFSADTVIQGQIIIAAGEAAIARYTGSTFNVYYILNAIVLIIISALMLRSNIYARVIGWSGLISGILMSIPSSFGMIGLIFSLLSLIPWLIFTFFLIFKFKKLGSEITITDVGPIY
- a CDS encoding MBL fold metallo-hydrolase, with translation MYELIQVGERTYYINSPAKMGLYKLNDNEVVLIDTGNDKDAGRKLQKTIEENGWKLRMIINTHSHADHIGGNNLLQQRLGVPAYCPGIDKVFAENPILEPSYLYGGYPVKELRNKFLFASESEVSELVPEILPEGLEMTRLDGHSFSMAGIKTSDCVWFLADCVTNAQILEKYHIFYLYDLQGFLDTLDKVEGLEGKLFIPSHSEPIDDIRTLVELNRRKVKEIIELLLSIVQESKCFEDILKDVFDHYGLRMDFNQYVLVGSTIRSYLAYLKDNSKITVDFIDNKLLWKAD
- a CDS encoding GNAT family N-acetyltransferase: MYSGGFATLQCDAFFDFDSVEGQEVGSLSQFFIKDEYRNSGIGSDLYNRSMDWLNSFEKIKDIFIFVSNGNGNALSFRLNKGLMESHKILEGFITVLRNTLSQYKIRAVIF
- a CDS encoding SRPBCC family protein, with the translated sequence MGNIKIERIIPVPRSYIWSIVGSFDKSPSKSYRLEISKHGDPDKEGIGTERILYSGNVKVYERIISAKREEHFEYEILSGMPVKYYKGRAEFFDAEDGTRIVWTGDYKAGNLIYGLLVRILVSKAIIKTIKGLEQNYIDLKST